The following proteins are encoded in a genomic region of Lytechinus variegatus isolate NC3 chromosome 7, Lvar_3.0, whole genome shotgun sequence:
- the LOC121418877 gene encoding leukocyte elastase inhibitor A-like isoform X2, producing the protein MHAIMPTGYGTVYGLKIRQMEYFRKPPASEQLLQLSGANNAFAIYLYQTLRDERGGRNLFFSPLSISTALAMTQLGARGDTASQIANVFRFNQADLRQLHGTFKELNSLLYKPDSGYKLHAANKLYGKSGYNFVRSFLEGTASYYGAAIEAVDDFADPTTTKSINDWVSKQTEGKIKDLIAPGVLDALTRLVLVNAIYFNGAWESKFLPGNTSQDSFKVLDERRIVQMNVMFQMGKFNLAKDKSNDCLVLELPYRGQSLSLLIALPNKDDGLDKLESNLSTKTFQSWDKGLQSTLVHVMLPKFKLEAEFQLADTLKVMGMPDAFDKDRANFEGIAGDKDLYISAVIHKAFVDVNEEGSEAAAATAVMVMLGCSMPAKPKKPILFRADHPFLFIIRHRLTKSVIFMGRMMDPS; encoded by the exons ATGCATGCCATCATGCCGACCGGGTATGGTACGGTATACG gTCTTAAAATCAGACAGATGGAGTATTTCAGAAAGCCACCTGCATCTGAACAGCTTTTGCAGCTTTCCGGGGCAAACAATGCATTCGCCATCTACCTCTATCAAACTCTTCGAGATGAACGGGGTGGTAGAAACTTGTTCTTCTCTCCCCTCAGCATATCCACAGCTCTGGCAATGACGCAGCTAGGAGCCAGAGGTGATACAGCCAGTCAGATCGCAAATGTCTTTCGTTTCAACCAGGCAGACCTTAGGCAACTTCATGGAACATTTAAAGAACTGAACAGTTTGCTTTATAAACCAGATTCTGGTTACAAGCTTCATGCAGCCAATAAGCTATATGGAAAATCTGGCTACAACTTTGTTCGGTCGTTTCTCGAAGGTACTGCTTCATACTATGGAGCAGCCATTGAGGCAGTTGATGACTTTGCAGATCCCACTACCACTAAATCTATTAACGATTGGGTTTCAAAACAAACTGAAGGAAAGATTAAAGACTTGATAGCTCCGGGAGTTCTTGATGCTCTCACTAGACTTGTTCTTGTAAATGCCATTTATTTCAATGGAGCATGGGAATCAAAATTTCTTCCAGGAAATACTTCTCAGGATTCTTTCAAGGTTTTAGATGAAAGAAGGATTGTCCAGATGAATGTTATGTTTCAAATGggaaaattcaatttggccAAAGATAAATCCAATGATTGTCTTGTCTTAGAGTTGCCTTACAGAGGCCAGAGCCTGAGTCTACTGATTGCTCTTCCAAACAAAGACGACGGCCTAGATAAACTTGAGTCAAATCTATCTACGAAAACCTTCCAGTCTTGGGACAAAGGACTTCAATCAACACTAGTACACGTGATGCTGCCAAAATTCAAGCTAGAGGCAGAATTCCAACTTGCGGATACCCTCAAAGTAATGGGAATGCCTGACGCTTTCGATAAAGACAGGGCCAACTTCGAAGGCATCGCAGGTGATAAAGATTTGTATATATCTGCAGTCATCCACAAGGCGTTTGTCGATGTCAATGAAGAAGGGAGTGAGGCAGCTGCTGCAACAGCCGTTATGGTGATGCTTGGATGTTCTATGCCAGCCAAGCCAAAGAAACCAATCTTGTTCCGTGCAGACCACCCGTTCCTGTTTATCATTCGTCACAGGTTGACTAAGTCAGTCATCTTCATGGGTCGAATGATGGACCCGTCTTAG
- the LOC121418877 gene encoding leukocyte elastase inhibitor A-like isoform X1, with the protein MTYLPSFIKTSFIFNPVFKQIQLPATQCSKAKLCQCSVAHSSVHGLKIRQMEYFRKPPASEQLLQLSGANNAFAIYLYQTLRDERGGRNLFFSPLSISTALAMTQLGARGDTASQIANVFRFNQADLRQLHGTFKELNSLLYKPDSGYKLHAANKLYGKSGYNFVRSFLEGTASYYGAAIEAVDDFADPTTTKSINDWVSKQTEGKIKDLIAPGVLDALTRLVLVNAIYFNGAWESKFLPGNTSQDSFKVLDERRIVQMNVMFQMGKFNLAKDKSNDCLVLELPYRGQSLSLLIALPNKDDGLDKLESNLSTKTFQSWDKGLQSTLVHVMLPKFKLEAEFQLADTLKVMGMPDAFDKDRANFEGIAGDKDLYISAVIHKAFVDVNEEGSEAAAATAVMVMLGCSMPAKPKKPILFRADHPFLFIIRHRLTKSVIFMGRMMDPS; encoded by the exons ATGACCTACCTACCcagtttcattaaaacatcCTTTATATTTAATCCTGTATTTAAACAGATTCAGCTACCTGCCACTCAATGCTCCAAAGCCAAGCTGTGCCAGTGCTCTGTTGCACACAGTTcagtgcatg gTCTTAAAATCAGACAGATGGAGTATTTCAGAAAGCCACCTGCATCTGAACAGCTTTTGCAGCTTTCCGGGGCAAACAATGCATTCGCCATCTACCTCTATCAAACTCTTCGAGATGAACGGGGTGGTAGAAACTTGTTCTTCTCTCCCCTCAGCATATCCACAGCTCTGGCAATGACGCAGCTAGGAGCCAGAGGTGATACAGCCAGTCAGATCGCAAATGTCTTTCGTTTCAACCAGGCAGACCTTAGGCAACTTCATGGAACATTTAAAGAACTGAACAGTTTGCTTTATAAACCAGATTCTGGTTACAAGCTTCATGCAGCCAATAAGCTATATGGAAAATCTGGCTACAACTTTGTTCGGTCGTTTCTCGAAGGTACTGCTTCATACTATGGAGCAGCCATTGAGGCAGTTGATGACTTTGCAGATCCCACTACCACTAAATCTATTAACGATTGGGTTTCAAAACAAACTGAAGGAAAGATTAAAGACTTGATAGCTCCGGGAGTTCTTGATGCTCTCACTAGACTTGTTCTTGTAAATGCCATTTATTTCAATGGAGCATGGGAATCAAAATTTCTTCCAGGAAATACTTCTCAGGATTCTTTCAAGGTTTTAGATGAAAGAAGGATTGTCCAGATGAATGTTATGTTTCAAATGggaaaattcaatttggccAAAGATAAATCCAATGATTGTCTTGTCTTAGAGTTGCCTTACAGAGGCCAGAGCCTGAGTCTACTGATTGCTCTTCCAAACAAAGACGACGGCCTAGATAAACTTGAGTCAAATCTATCTACGAAAACCTTCCAGTCTTGGGACAAAGGACTTCAATCAACACTAGTACACGTGATGCTGCCAAAATTCAAGCTAGAGGCAGAATTCCAACTTGCGGATACCCTCAAAGTAATGGGAATGCCTGACGCTTTCGATAAAGACAGGGCCAACTTCGAAGGCATCGCAGGTGATAAAGATTTGTATATATCTGCAGTCATCCACAAGGCGTTTGTCGATGTCAATGAAGAAGGGAGTGAGGCAGCTGCTGCAACAGCCGTTATGGTGATGCTTGGATGTTCTATGCCAGCCAAGCCAAAGAAACCAATCTTGTTCCGTGCAGACCACCCGTTCCTGTTTATCATTCGTCACAGGTTGACTAAGTCAGTCATCTTCATGGGTCGAATGATGGACCCGTCTTAG
- the LOC121418877 gene encoding leukocyte elastase inhibitor A-like isoform X3: MEYFRKPPASEQLLQLSGANNAFAIYLYQTLRDERGGRNLFFSPLSISTALAMTQLGARGDTASQIANVFRFNQADLRQLHGTFKELNSLLYKPDSGYKLHAANKLYGKSGYNFVRSFLEGTASYYGAAIEAVDDFADPTTTKSINDWVSKQTEGKIKDLIAPGVLDALTRLVLVNAIYFNGAWESKFLPGNTSQDSFKVLDERRIVQMNVMFQMGKFNLAKDKSNDCLVLELPYRGQSLSLLIALPNKDDGLDKLESNLSTKTFQSWDKGLQSTLVHVMLPKFKLEAEFQLADTLKVMGMPDAFDKDRANFEGIAGDKDLYISAVIHKAFVDVNEEGSEAAAATAVMVMLGCSMPAKPKKPILFRADHPFLFIIRHRLTKSVIFMGRMMDPS, from the coding sequence ATGGAGTATTTCAGAAAGCCACCTGCATCTGAACAGCTTTTGCAGCTTTCCGGGGCAAACAATGCATTCGCCATCTACCTCTATCAAACTCTTCGAGATGAACGGGGTGGTAGAAACTTGTTCTTCTCTCCCCTCAGCATATCCACAGCTCTGGCAATGACGCAGCTAGGAGCCAGAGGTGATACAGCCAGTCAGATCGCAAATGTCTTTCGTTTCAACCAGGCAGACCTTAGGCAACTTCATGGAACATTTAAAGAACTGAACAGTTTGCTTTATAAACCAGATTCTGGTTACAAGCTTCATGCAGCCAATAAGCTATATGGAAAATCTGGCTACAACTTTGTTCGGTCGTTTCTCGAAGGTACTGCTTCATACTATGGAGCAGCCATTGAGGCAGTTGATGACTTTGCAGATCCCACTACCACTAAATCTATTAACGATTGGGTTTCAAAACAAACTGAAGGAAAGATTAAAGACTTGATAGCTCCGGGAGTTCTTGATGCTCTCACTAGACTTGTTCTTGTAAATGCCATTTATTTCAATGGAGCATGGGAATCAAAATTTCTTCCAGGAAATACTTCTCAGGATTCTTTCAAGGTTTTAGATGAAAGAAGGATTGTCCAGATGAATGTTATGTTTCAAATGggaaaattcaatttggccAAAGATAAATCCAATGATTGTCTTGTCTTAGAGTTGCCTTACAGAGGCCAGAGCCTGAGTCTACTGATTGCTCTTCCAAACAAAGACGACGGCCTAGATAAACTTGAGTCAAATCTATCTACGAAAACCTTCCAGTCTTGGGACAAAGGACTTCAATCAACACTAGTACACGTGATGCTGCCAAAATTCAAGCTAGAGGCAGAATTCCAACTTGCGGATACCCTCAAAGTAATGGGAATGCCTGACGCTTTCGATAAAGACAGGGCCAACTTCGAAGGCATCGCAGGTGATAAAGATTTGTATATATCTGCAGTCATCCACAAGGCGTTTGTCGATGTCAATGAAGAAGGGAGTGAGGCAGCTGCTGCAACAGCCGTTATGGTGATGCTTGGATGTTCTATGCCAGCCAAGCCAAAGAAACCAATCTTGTTCCGTGCAGACCACCCGTTCCTGTTTATCATTCGTCACAGGTTGACTAAGTCAGTCATCTTCATGGGTCGAATGATGGACCCGTCTTAG